The DNA window TTTCAaacatataagtatttctgaaacttaaattttatatcataatataagaatttctaTATTAATTTTCATGATTCTCATCGCATTGATTCTCCTACCACTAAAAAGCATGGAAAGAAGaaactaaacaattaaaaaaaatccaaaatctggTCGCTAAAATCTTAACCTAACCATAATGTttactaaataaatcaaaaatatttatattttaaagtagaGAGATGGATTACATGTTTCTGCGTACGGAAGAGCACAGTAGTCTGAATTAATCGAGGAGGACGTACGCATGAGGTAGCATATATGCACCCTAGTACAGAGACATGTGTAGGCATGACCACCGGATGGATGGCAGATTTAAttagctgcagcctgcagagAAGATGTAATTACTCATGGTGAGTATATACGCGCATGTTTGTGttacatgtatgtatatatggcaTGGGTGGGCATGGGTCCGGATCACCTGCTATTGCGCAGCAATGGTGAGATAACACAGTAAAATATGAGAGGAAAAACAGCATCATGCTGTAGATGACATGATACATGGTACTGTAGCAAATTTACTATgcacaaaatataataaatttactatatcaaattactgtagcaaatAAATTTGTGTCCGTCCATCTAGAAACGAACGACTGAGATCATATCAATGTCACTGCACTATTCATTTGGTGCCAATAGCATAGCAATGGCACGTGATCCAATTCCGTGGGCATGGCTACAGCGCCGACGGGGACGGACGTGCTTTGATCAGGCGCATGGCCATACCGAAAGACGAGACCGAATACACGACTGCTCTCagactttttaaatttatttagatttatctaaatatgtgtttagattcatccCTACAAATGAGACGTATTCTTGGTTTTCTCACAATGGTTGATAAAGGAAATGAATGAAATCTAGATGAATTTTGTAAAAgacttaaagtttattttgaatttttttaattggatATAGAACATGATAATAAATAGCGTTTATAGCGGCCACAGCCCTCACTATAGCGGTAGCGACATCCTAATACTACCACTACTTGGTAGTGGTTCGAACTTAGTGGCGGCAGCTATTTAACATAGCGGGCCACTGTACCAATCTCTTACCTTTttcattctaaaataagttcattatTCAGTTTTatgattcttcgtcttatttaattttttttataattaatatatttttttaattcattacatgataaaacatgaatatcaTTTTACGGgtggctaattttttttacgggtggtcaaacgttggagacagaaatcaaaaaatgaaattattttgagtTGGAGGTAGTATTTGATTTTGTAAGTGCTATAGCATGATAATGAGGTTTGTGCTTTATATGACAATAGCAAATGACGAGTTTtctgtctagatttatattgatgctaataaatttaacatatatatcaacaatattttaatcaatagataaatttagttatAACTAAAACGAAACGTCTTACGCTTCATTGAGCACTTAAAAAACCAGACGGTTTATGTTTTGGAGCCGGCCCAAAACGTTCGGTCCTCATTTTCATCGGTATATGGTAAAACCTAAGTCCCAACGAGTGACGactaatatataatttccTGTCCTATAAATAATTAGTCTAGTATTGAATATAGCATATCCAGTCTATattatactctctctgttaAAAAAAGCCAATTCTTTGGTATATGTGTTCAGCGTTTGAATatccgtcttattcaaaagttttcaagaaattttaaaaaaattagtcacacttaaagtactattcataatttatcatctaataaaaacaaaaatattaattataattttttttaaataagacgaagaatcaaatattatagataaaatgtgaaagattgatttattttgagacggagagGGTAAATATGTGTCTCTGGTCAGATTTATTACGGTGGAATGTGTCATGTTCAAGGACGGAGGAAGCATGCACCATAACCAAGTTGCAGTCGaccttttcaaaaaaaaaaagttacagtCAAGCTAATATGGGATAGACGTTACGCACTTGCTCCGTCCAGAGAAAACGAATTAAAACACACAATTCGTTTCTTCTGCGAGCGAGGAAATAAAACGTTACGCGGTCGAGCTCCAGGAAGGAAAAGGGCCACCAGTTGGAGCTCGGTTTCGCCAGACTACGATGGGCCTCGGCCTGCTCAGCTCTCACCCGATCCGGCCCAACTCGTCGTTGCGCGTTTGTGGGTTTCGCGTCCCAGACCATATTGGTTTCTACTCCCAGGCTACACACTCGGTCTAGCGTGCCAACCCTAGCCAGGAAAACGTTTTTAAACCTGGAGAGTTATTTACGTAtaatctaaatagttataatttttttcgtaatatagattaatatgtcgTATATTACTCcacaaactacatatttaaatttgacatctacaaatataaaaaatatatcattttggaTATATGCTTACTAGTAatagtttaatttaatttgttatttttgtaacttatagaaatcaaatttaaacatgcgtgtttctaaaatattatacCACATATTAATGTCTCcccaaaaaatacttaaattttttataactattaatttaaaactatttgaatgaCATGTAGACAATAAGAATCGAGATGATACTCTGGCCTAGGGCCGTTTCGTTTCCCCGTATCATCTTAAATTCTCTCATTTTTCGCGCAcaggtgtattttttaaaaaaattttctataaaaaagttttaaaaattaagattaatctaattttctatttttgtctaaataataattaattaatcatatactaatctattaccgtATTTTTCTCACCGGTTAACAATCCAGCCTCTGCCCAGAGTTTAAAGTCCATTTATCCTAGCTAGCATACTGCTTTGCATTTCAATGACAATCTACATGTCGCGGAAACAATGTCGCTGAGTGGCAACACGCATTGCGTTTCTGCAATCAATTGGAATTAATCGATTCCCCTTCTTTTGCATTTGCACATCTGCAGCTAATATTACAAActgaagagggaaaaaaaaccagAGAACCCAAGGGGGCTCGTAAACTGAACTACAGAACAGGCTACGCTTCCACTATGCTCCTCCTCTCGATTCAGCTCACGTCTACACTTTCTCATCGCATCTCGATCCAGCTACCCACAAGTATACATGCGTCTCCAATCTGAAGATCTCATACTGACACTTTTCTTGGTGCAGCATCACAATTCGGAACGAACACTCCTtcctttcttcctttcttctttccttcagCAGTTCAGCTTGGCTGTCTCCTCGTCAGTGTGTTCGTCTGCTATACGGATCATGGAGCAACAGCTACAGCATGGTTAGTTTTTGACAGCTAAAACAATGGAAGCTCCTCCACTCATTTCTTGCCGAATCTCAAGCACTTGTTGTGTTTTACTTCGGTCATGCTCGACGACGGCAGCATCTGGGGCGCCTTGGCCGCCTTCTCCTTGGCCAGCTTCTCCATCGCGTTGATGAACTTCCTCAGATGCCTGATGTATTCAGGGTACGTCTCCAGGTTGCAGTGGCCACCTCCTTTCACCCATAGAGGCTCATACTTCTCCTTCGCTAGCTCCCACAGCCGCTTGCCATGAGAGAAGTCGACGATGTCGTCTGCCGTGCCCTGCCATTTTTCAGTCAGCAGGTAAGTTTTGTTGAACAGTAATTGACTAGACATGGGGTATGTActgaaaagtaaaatttaaagatgACTTCAGACTTGAATATCAATGAAATGTTAAGACGACTTTTAATCAGGAATGCAGAGGTAGAAGCTACTCACATGAATAACCAGCACTGGACAGTCAACCAGCTTTATTTTGTCGATGTTCTGCAAACATATTAGCAGTAAATAGATTAGGGTGGTAAATGACAACCATTTTGGAAGCAAACTGAAATCATGATCCAGAGTTCCAGACATACCTTGAAGATATCAAACCAAAGTGTCACTTTCACTGGATAGAGAACACGAATGCCTGAAAGTATAGCACTGTGAAGGACAACCCCTCTTAATTTTTCCAAACGTGAGGCCAAATGCAATGTCGGTCCGCTTCCAACTGATTGCCCATACAAGATTAGATCCTCTGGTTCAATCCCATACATCTTCGTTAAACAGTCATAAACAGCCTCTATGTCACAGTATGTGTTGTACTCTGATGGCTTTTGGAGCAGAAAACATGATAAGCAGAGGAACAAAATTAGGTATCTCTTCCACAAGGTGATGGATGTGAAGTAAAACATTTTACTGTTGTGCAATCTGTTCATTAGACAGTATTTATCAATTTGACAAACCTATGCACCACATAAGGGAATACTTTATGAGCTACTTGGCTCAGTGAGTTCTTCGAGTAGGGATCGATCGAAAATCGATCACCTAGAAGTTAGGGCTGATGGTCCCTTGGTATAACAACTTTGACAAAAGGATGACTAGCATAACAAAGTTGCCATCATGGTCGAGAATAGCAGAAAGCATGTGTGGCTTTTTTTCCCGATATTTGTAATGAATGTAAAATTGGAAAAGGTTAACCGGCCATTTGCCAAAGTCCTATTGCAGATGAGGCCAAGAAAGACAGTGGCTAATAATAGCTGCTTTGAGAAAAGGTGCCCATACACCTATAGAAGAACAGGATGTTGATTATGGAAAAAGCATAGGGAAACAATCCAATACAAAGATTGTCGTAGGAGTCATTGATGAAAATACAGCACAAACATACAGGAGACACCATGattgcaaaaaagaaagtttAGGTGGGTACACGACCTGACAATCTGTTCACGTAAGTCAAGTTAACTTCAATTTGAGCTGAGAATCAAGTTTGAGATCCTATAATCACTAAGGAATTCAGAATCTTACTTTGCCTGTAGACGCCCCATATCCTGAATAATCATAGCTGCAAAACGAAACCAAGTAAAAAGTTCAGTCACATGTAACACCCAATATGATGGTCACATTCATCAAAGGAAAATTTTCAGGATATTAATTCAACACAATTGtccatgttttatatatttattgatggaaaataaatttcaaacacCAACAGGATCAGATATCAACTTTTACAGTAGTGGAAATTCTAACATTTGAAATCTAACATGACTTGTCCGAAAAAAATTGTAGCAAAATTATCCATGATGCACTCTTATTCCATCTACACAGCAAGATAGTATGCAAATTGCTGGTCCACAATCCAAACGCCACATGCAAACAAAACAGCTATTACAAGAATATAATCAGATCCCATGTgcta is part of the Oryza brachyantha chromosome 2, ObraRS2, whole genome shotgun sequence genome and encodes:
- the LOC102700406 gene encoding alpha/beta hydrolase domain-containing protein 17B; the encoded protein is MGNVTSSVAARLAFFPPEPATYELVAEEEGGGGGMRMTGVSADAGVEVHALPTKGGTRVVAAFWRHPSARLTLLYSHGNAADLGQMLGLFLELRAHLRVNIMSYDYSGYGASTGKPSEYNTYCDIEAVYDCLTKMYGIEPEDLILYGQSVGSGPTLHLASRLEKLRGVVLHSAILSGIRVLYPVKVTLWFDIFKNIDKIKLVDCPVLVIHGTADDIVDFSHGKRLWELAKEKYEPLWVKGGGHCNLETYPEYIRHLRKFINAMEKLAKEKAAKAPQMLPSSSMTEVKHNKCLRFGKK